The following proteins are encoded in a genomic region of Asterias amurensis chromosome 5, ASM3211899v1:
- the LOC139936990 gene encoding uncharacterized protein isoform X6 produces MESSGTGEPDAAPCEAFNPDSIHKEPQAAAKRSPSPQIPPPSPRSEQEASPRQTPSPGKGTPTKIPSLRQRPRSVGSYDDVVRRPQSPRKQSPRPNSCVLKSTSPRINSRQENYTPGGGNVKIATVKSDMSGVKSRTVSHTGHKPGGGNVKIFDKKVDYSHVKARSDIGSGKATSPSPRKSASSEPTSPRAKTMSTPIPNTKNVQSKIGSKDNLKHTPGGGKVKIQTEKVDFTTVQSRCGSLNNAKHKPGGGNVKQQKASNDSNSSYVICITMIKQDSHVQCPTPPLVEVDGHRAKSASSGLKILKRPHLKLASEKLDFGQRAKSRIGSLDNVRHSPGGGAVKIESKKLDFSKTSSKVGSKDNLKHQPQGGNKKIINEKIEFKAESKIGSKDNIKHQAGGGKVKILNEKVDFTAKAAPKVGSKDNIEHKPGGGNVQIMDEKLVFKDTASPRTDTGVKEPRSPGGSLSRSSRGSRSSVGSQEGKTE; encoded by the exons GAGAACCTGACGCAGCTCCCTGTGAGGCCTTTAACCCTGATTCTATCCACAAAGAGCCCCAAGCTGCTGCAAAAAGATCCCCCTCCCCACAGATACCACCTCCTTCCCCAAGATCAGAGCAGGAGGCGTCCCCACGGCAGACCCCATCCCCAGGTAAAGGAACACCCACCAAGATTCCATCTCTAAGGCAGAGGCCAAGATCAGTCGGATCCTATGACGATGTTGTGAGGAGACCGCAATCTCCAAGAAAGCAGTCTCCGAGACCCAACTCTTGTGTGCTGAAGTCGACTTCACCAAGAATCAACAGTAGACAGGAGAATTACACACCAGGCGGTGGAAACGTCAAAATTGCTACAGTCAAG TCAGACATGTCTGGTGTCAAGTCTCGTACAGTCAGCCACACAGGGCACAAACCAGGAGGCGGTAATGTCAAGATATTTGACAAGAAGGTGGATTATTCTCATGTGAAAGCTAGGAGTGACATCGGCAGTGGGAAGGCAACCAGCCCAAGCCCTAGGAAGTCAG CATCCTCGGAGCCTACATCTCCTCGTGCTAAGACGATGTCCACTCCTATTCCAAACACCAAGAATGTCCAGTCTAAGATCGGCTCCAAGGACAACTTGAAGCACACACCAGGCGGAGGAAAG GTGAAGATTCAGACGGAGAAAGTAGATTTCACCACCGTACAGTCAAGATGTGGCTCCTTAAACAATGCCAAGCACAAGCCAGGTGGCGGAAATGTCAAG CAGCAGAAGGCATCTAACGATAGTAATTCCTCGTATgttatttgcataacaatgatcAAACAAGACTCACATGTCCAGTGCCCCACCCCTCCCCTGGTTGAAGTTGATGGACATCGAGCCAAAAGTGCCAGTTCTGgtctcaaaatattaaaaagaccCCATCTAAAG CTGGCGTCTGAGAAACTGGATTTTGGTCAGAGAGCCAAGAGTCGTATTGGCTCCCTTGACAATGTTCGCCATAGCCCTGGGGGCGGGGCTGTAAAG attgaATCGAAGAAGTTGGATTTTAGCAAAACATCATCGAAGGTCGGATCAAAAGATAATCTGAAACATCAGCCTCAGGGCGGAAACAAAAAG ATTATAAATGAGAAGATTGAGTTTAAAGCAGAATCTAAGATCGGATCGAAGGATAATATCAAACACCAGGCTGGAGGTGGGAAGGTTAAGATCCTGAATGAGAAGGTTGACTTCACGGCTAAGGCTGCACCTAAAGTTGGCTCCAAGGATAACATCGAGCATAAACCAGGAGGGGGAAATGTCCAG ATCATGGATGAGAAGTTAGTGTTTAAGGACACAGCCTCTCCACGGACTGATACAGGAGTAAAGGAACCCAGGTCACCGGGCGGGTCACTCTCGAGGTCATCTCGAGGATCCAGGTCATCTGTGGGGTCACAGGAGGGCAAGACTGAATGA